Sequence from the Tripterygium wilfordii isolate XIE 37 chromosome 10, ASM1340144v1, whole genome shotgun sequence genome:
ATGTGTAGTTCATGTTATGGTGGACAGTAGAGCAATTTACCACAAGAGGGATAGCATTGTAGCATCAGTGCATTGACTAGGATGATGAAGTTGATTGCAATAAATCTTAGTGTAAATgggaggtcatgagttcaagttctataaatatttttattatcacAAATTACGAGATGAGTCATTGTTCAACCTAACTTTTGTTAATGTCACCATGTGTTATCTCCCACATTGAGCCTTGACCCAGATTTCAACAAGATGCATAGAAGTTGCAGCGTCTTTCATGTAACCCAAGATTTATACTGTCATTGTGCATTCCTGAATCAATCACCAGCCGTCGGTTCTTTGTGCATGGTGGGACCCATCTCGCCAGTCTAAAGTCAGCACGTGCTATTGCATGAATGGCAGTAACCCCAAACCCTGTACTTGATTCTCAGCCGTGGAAAATTTGGTGAGGCCACCACACTGTAGACGACATGGGACTGTCAGTTCGTCTGTCATATCCCATTTCAACGGCTCAGATTTCATCACTCCAATTTCTTTACATTTCTATAAAACCCACCATTCTCGGCCGCCATTTTAGAATGCAAAAAATCAAAGGAGGTTCtctaaaaaaaagatattttcttTGCGGTAAACAATGCTTCTGAGGAGCTCCTCGACACCGACTGCGAATTCATGGCTTTCCCTATACAGAGAATCCTCTCCAGAGCCAGAGTTTCAGCTTTTACAGAGAACTAGGTCTTGGTCCAAATCAGACGTCAGTCTACAAAAAGACCCACCAAAACCCAAGAAGACGAAACCAACAATTCCCTCTCGCAGACCCATTAAACCATTAGAGAAAACAAATGATCATGAAATTGAAGTCAAACCCATTTCAGAAGTTGCAATTTTGTTGACAAATACTTGGTTGGGAGAGGGGGTGGATGATggtgagaagaagaaagagaaggtaTTGCAGCCTCTTACAACGGGAGGTGGTTTAGGGagtggtggcggtggtggtggaaTTGGTGGAGGCGGTGGATTTGATAGTGGTGGTTGTGGTGATGAAGGGGGGTCAGGGTTTTCTGGGAGTGATGGTACTGAGGCTTATTATCAGAGGATGATTGAAGCTGACCCTGGAAACCCACTTCTGCTTGGAAACTATGCTAAGTTCTTGAAGGAGGTAATCAATTTGATTACTATTCAAAAAAATACtactttttttgttcattttaacCAATCAAGCTCAATCCTGGTTATTATTTTCTGATCTGATAGGTTCGAGGACATTTTGCCAAGGCAGAGGAGTATTGTGGCAGAGCAATCTTGGCTAATCCAAGTGATGGAAATATGATGTCTATGTACGCTGATTTAATATGGAAAACTGAAAAGGATTCTGTTCGAGCTGAGAGTTACCATACTCAAGCTGTTAAAACTGCCCCTGATGACTGGTAATAACAGTAACACTAGCACCAGTTTGAATGCCATTATATAATCAAGCTCTTGTTGCCGAATTTTCACCAAACTGAAATCTTTATCAACTTTTATGgtctttttttgaaacgggCGAACCCTGCTCATCAAGAGGGTGATATACATCATCCTTATCATTCCAACTAATCACTCAGGTGTATGAACTTATATGGTCTTGATTTGTTTTGGAAAGTTGATATTTGGTTTATTTTGCATTTGAAGTTTCAACACTTAGATATTTTGAAAACTTGACTTTGATCCCTTTGTGTTTTAAGGGCAATTATATGTTAGATCCATGTTTGCTTGCAGTTATGTCCTAGCTTCATATGCCAGCTTCCTTTGGGAagccgaagaagaagaagatggagacaAGAAGAGTCAACAAGAGAGTGACTACACCCATAACTCCCAACCTAGTTTCTTCCATGGATCTTCTCACCGTCCTCCTTTGGCTGCTGCTTCTTAGGCTCTAGTCAAATGAATTAGCATCTAACATATTAGCTGCTCATGAGTCATGACCTTGTACAATTAGCATAGTTACAAATAAACCCTGAAATTTTGGCCTTGTAACATATGGGTAAGTCTCCCTAATGCCAAGCTTCTGTAATGAATTAGCTACAATAAGAAAAGAAGGGGGCAAACTAATATAACTTCTATTAATGAATTCGCCCCTGCCATGTCTGTCTGTATGTGTTTTACTCTAGAGAAGCATGTTTTTGGGTCCTTTTTCAggtgtttttttccttcttaaaaCATGCTTGCTATAAAAGTTTGTCTTAGACATTCGATATGGAGTTATGGACCAAACGCACGAACAAGGTTAGTGGAGTAAAATTTAGTGTGTAGCCACAACGATATTGTTCTCAATTAAAATCGCACTCAAAACTTTTCGAGTTCATATGATTAGTTCCTAAAGAGATTCATCAGTTAGACTATCACTCGAGTTGTTTGGAATCATATCTGATCAGCAGTTCAGCACCCACATAAATTAAAATCTAGTGGCTAAGACAGTTTGTGGGGGTAATGTTAAATGGATGCATTATAGCTTTCCTTTTCATCCTCTCTGATTCCAGATAGCTCTGGTTTGTATCTATTACCTTCTCTTTTATGGGTGACTGTTCCTTATTCATAAATCTGTCAGTGATAAGGTGATAACATATAAATAGATGGGTTTTTGATTTGACTCTGTTGTTTGGTTCTTGTCATTATTAATATTGGGTGTGGAGCTACTGATAAATCATGTCATTATCAACAAGGAGGTCATGTATTGTTGCAACTCTTGTCTCATTCTCTTGCAATATGGGAGCCATAATTCAGTGATTTTTCAGACAAGATAGGATAAAGAAAAAGATTCAAAAAGAGCTAACTTTATGGTAGATTTTAACATCGATAATGTCATTTTAagtaattgacattgattttatcATTTCAAGTAATTGTACTATTATAAATTGTTTTAACGTCCCtaaatttttcttcaaaatgtaCCGAAGTGATTATTTTAGGATTAACCCACCTCAAAATTGTTGTTGGCTCTGTACATGATTTGTGGGACGTAAAAAGTACCACAAATATTTCAAGTTCCAACTGAAATTAAGGATGGCAACGAGGCGAGGGCGAATCATGGCCTCCCCGTCCCCACCCCGCACCTCCACGAGTATGCCTCGTCCTTGCCTTGTTAAACTACGCTAGTCCCCAAGCCAATCAAAGGGTGCACCTACCCAGCTTGACTTGATTCAACATCAACATAAACTTTCGTATTTAAAGTAGGATTTAGGGTCTTaagtttttatcaacatttattgaATTGAATTAAAAGTAGAGGGTCATATTATGTTCAGTATTGTAGGGTTTagacttaccaaaaaaatttagggtttagacatATTTCTTTTCAACCAATTTAACTtttgttactttgattttaataataatatcaaattaatatatgcttctacatataaatatttatccattttataaaaaaaatcttgaaaatttaggtacatttatatatatatttaagaaTATTTTTAGCTAGGGCAGGGGTTGCGGAGGGAGACCCATCCTTGTCCCGCATGCGAGCTGGATTTCTTTGTCCCGTCTCTGCCCCATTCAAGTCTAGGATCGAAAGGGTCGGGCCGGATTGTATCGGATCGGGTATGAATTGACATCCGTAATTGAAGCTATGCAGCAATGGAAATGACTGCATGTACATAGACCAAATGGGCCATACTGTTCGAAATTTCCTGGGCTTAAGAATAGGAAAGTTGGGCGGGCCTAATGTTCGGCTATGACGAAGATGCCATACTAATCCATGATGCGCAATCCAAGTTTGGACTTCGGACCCCAACTCCTCGTTCCAATTCAGTTAATAAAATAGCGTTATCCACGAATGGTCTCTGCTGCGGCAACCACACGTTCCCAATGTGCGCGTGAAAATAGAATTTAGTAATAGAAAAAAATAGATTGATTGCTTGCTTtttatgtaaaaataaaaatttaagtggtaacttttttaaaaactcttttgtcttttgtttCCCAGTGCGGCATCCATTGCAAGGCAGCTTCAGCAGAACTATTCCCGTCTGATTGGACGGTCTCTCTTATAGCTCACAGGTCCGTACGTACGCTGTCAATTCCTGTTGGATTATGTGACGAGTTTTTAATTTTCAAcactaaaaaataataaaataatgtatTTTTGGACACCACGAGCAACAGCAAACAAACATATAATCTTGCTCTTTCAAcggtttttttttcaattcagcACCCATGATCTTTTGACGAACAGAGAGTGTTTGGAGAGAAACAGAGTCATCAGAGACAGACAGAAGGGGGATTTTTGCTGGGGAAAATGGAGGTCGAGGAGGAGGTTATTTCGGTTGAGCTTCCAGCTCCTGTTgcttggaaaaaaatggttccTTTTCTCTCCTAATAGTTTTTTACTCTTTGTCTTCTGTCTGTATGATAGTGCTCTTGTTATGTGTTGCTTGAATGATTTGGTTGGTGTAATTCGTCTTTGTCTTCTCGCTGTATGATAGTGTTCTTGTTATGTGTTGCTTGAATGATTTGGTTGGTGTGATTCGTCTGATGGGTTTTCACACTTAATTTAAGGGTTTGGTATTCTGTGCTTGAATTTGGGATAAGACTctatttttctatgttttaTGTGATTCTTTCTAGTTAGGGTTTCTTCTGAAGTTTTTCTGCTTGTGGTAGCACTTTTATTTCTAGGGTTTGCTTTAGTAAGTGTTAATTTGTGGAGTAGTAGTTGAGGATTCTCCATCCCCTGCCATGAAATTTCAGTATGTTTTTACTTTATCTCCTCTACCGTAGAAGAAATGGATTATGGCAATACCTTGGAAAGGTTACACATCATTGAGGTGGGGAAATGAAGATAAGGATCTTGTTCATGTATCAATATTTACGAAGGGATTTTAGTCCTTCGAGATTATGCTTCTTTgactttcttttttgtattaATTTCTCGAGTAGAACTTTTATCGAACAAAATATATGTAGTCGTGAAGAGTTTCTGTAACAAGGACTTGACATGTGAGATTTATTTTCCTATCCTTACAGAACCGATAGAATGTGATGTGCTAGTGCCTTTTATTATTTTCTCCACTACTTTCCTAGAAGATTAAACCTTTTAATTTGACGTCTGTTATTGTTTCCAATTAACGCCATATGTTTGAACTATAATGGCGGGGAGGGAGGGGATGGCCAGGTTATCTTGTTTGGTTGTTGTAATCAGTTtttccttgtattttttttacctttaatGTATTTTTTAAGGACATGGAAGTCTTCAAGGCAGGGCCACATTGACTGAACCcatcatttccttttttttatccaCAAATCAGGTGGGATTTGACCCCATGGCTCCAAGTTTATTGCTTACGTGAGAGTTCCCTTAAATCTCCAGTGCCTACCTTATGTGGATTCCCCTTAATGTGTAAACTACAACAATGAGAAAGATTTACTACCATCTCGAAGTGATGTAAAAGTGCATGCAACAATTAAATGTGCATTAAATTGATAGATTATATTGCCAAATGAATATTCCGTAGACGTATCCATTCTTGTGGTTTTTTTGTGGTATGTTGATGTGAAGATTTGTTCAGTTTGCACTGTTAAGATAAGGTTATGGTCTATCAAGGGTGTGAAGTCAAATGGTCATCTGCAGAACTTTTAGGTGACATTTGATTTGGAAAACTTGTTAAACTAAGTTGGAAGTTACAGGATCTcaattttttactttcttgATTTCTAGAAAGGTTATATTGTTTTTATTAGGTTCAACCAAATGTTCCCACTCTCCCTTATGAAAACTACTTTTAAATTTTAACCAGTTGTCCTTGACCACTCCCAGCAAAGATTCTTCTCCATTATAAGCTCTCTTATCTCTTTTCCTCCACATTATCTTAAATAAGACAAAGAGGACAGGAGCATCAACTCCATCAGTTAATATTCCTTCCCCCTTTATTGAAAGACCATGCATTGGGCTCAATCTCTAAGGTCTTACTTGGTTTGTGGGGACTGAAGAGAAAAGGGTAAGGAAAAGAAGTGAGGGGTTAAAATTCTCTAGTCGTAGGAGTTTTTCTGATAGGATGCGACCCAATGAGGGTTATTCAATCCTGCCATACTACTTTTTTGGGTTCGAAATTGTTTCCTACCATTTGTGAGAAATTGAAGGGAAGTTTTAGAACCATTTGCAGGGTCTCCCTGTGGATGGATGGATGTGCCAATGAATCACAGAGTACCCTCTTTCACAATTACTTTTCGTTTTATGCCTCGAAGGTTAAGTGGGAGGTTCATTTATGCTTCCTTCCATTATGTTTAGATCTCAtgcatttttgttttgatggaaTCAATGATTGTTTCAATACTAGAGCTAGGTGGATTTTTTTAAGGGTAAAACCTATCTGGTGATACATTAGAAGCTCTATTTATTTGGTCTCAGTTGTGGTCTGTGCTTGTGAGTATGGTTTTCGTCTTTTTGGTGGTTGTTGCTATAAGCTGTTGTTACCTGAGCCTTGTTGTTGCTATAAGCTGTTATTGCGCAAGCCTCGACGTTGCAATAAGCTGTTATTTCCTAAGTCTTGATTGCTGGTTTAAGGGTGGTTAAGACTCCTTCATTCTGATTTATGTGAGGTTGCTTTTGTCTCGTTTTATGTGGtgatattttatttcattttagaaCTTTCGTACTTTTATTTGCCTTTTGAGCAAaagtgaaaaaataataattcaataCGGTAGAAGGAGGGGAGGGCTTGAACCTCCAACCTTGTGGTTAAGGGCCACAAGCTCTAGCCAACTGAACTATTCCAGCTTTCATTTTTTAGTCATCATCTTTAAATTTTGCCTATCATCAATTTTGTGAGTTGGAGTTGTGTGATCATACTATTATTCTGTATTAAAATGCACCAACATTTGAAAGAGCAATTAGAGATATACAAAGAAAATAATCCCATTTGACCACTATACATATAAATACTCCCTCACAGGATACATTATTGCATGATATCATATGTCTCAAGTCTCAACCAATTAATGTCATTATTGAATTCTCATGTTCATTTTTTGATGTGTAGAATGGAAAGATGTCATTACTGGACATGCTTTAGTGTTTGGAAAAAGCCTTCTTGCTAAAGTTATTATTGTTTTACCCTTTTTGACGAAAAAACTTGATAAGCTATGTGATATCCATGATTTGACTTTTGGCATATATAGTCTCTTGTGTCCTTAATTCATTGCAGAATATTTGTGTTGATATACTTGGGAGTTTTTGATATGTAGAAATAACGTGTCATAAATAAAAGCAGACTGGTGAGCTTAGTGTGTCAGTtgaaaaattatgcattcaactTTGATCGTGAAATGCAATTTTCTCACAGTAGTATGTAGTCTGTCTTTAAATGTTACCTAGTAGTTACCACATAGATACCCTACATTCCTAAACCTGCCTTTAAACCCCAAATGACCTAAGAATTGTTGTTGTCCGATTCCAATGCCTATAAAgaggaattttttttgaatctaTTTAAGGCTGTTAGGTTTAAGGGGTGTTAGCTTCTTttcgtttttcattttttgatgtGTGCCTAAGCAGCTTActtgtagttttttttaatggttaCTTTCATAATTTTTGAGTGGGTAAATCCTTGAGATCTTCAGCTTTTATGTAACTACCTGATTTGAGTGCTAATCCATATTCTTTGTCTGACTACCTTCTGGGCTGGAAAATGAATATTAGGTTTGATGAGTACATTATTAATTAGTTTGGCTGAACTGCTTTTGAGTTTCAAACCTACAGGCTAATGGGATATATCTGCAATTCTTAGCATAAATAATAATCTCATTTAAGCAGACAAGTGGTTTCGTTTTCATCTGATGGCATGTTGTTGGCTGTTTTAAACTTTTAGTTGATGCCGGAAAGAAGATTAAGGTAGTTTTGTTGATATTTGTCTGCACTATTCATGCTTTGGGTATTTGAGTCTGGTCTGTACTTTGGAGATGAGTCACTGAGGGCACGTTTTTGATAAGGAGAACGTGTAAGGTAATAGTCTAACGAGCTTAAAGGAATGCATGAGAAATTTTTGAAGAGAGATCGTCAGTTTTATTACTTGATTGCAGTGGATCGACGTATGGCCTTTTACTAAATATCCTGATTTAATTGAAGAAATCTGACAAAGGTGATTGGAAATTTAAGTGAAGCCTATATTAAACGTTCCGTTAACTGGTGAGGAGTGGATTGTAAGTTTGTAACTGCACTGTGATTGATGTGTATGTGATATTACATTTTTGCTGCACCTGTGATATGAACTTAAAATGAGTGGAATGCTAAGAGAGCACATTTAACATATTTCAATAGTGATGAATTTTGGTTATGGGCTTTTCTTCCTTGACAGTACTTTCCCAAGAAGGGCACCCCAAGAAAGAATGAGATAATTTTCATTGCTCCAACTGGAGAGGAGATTTATAATCGGAAACAATTGGAGCAGTACTTGAAGTCGCACCCTGGCAATCCTTCAATATCAGAATTTGATTGGGGTACTGGTGAGACTCCAAGGAGATCAGCCAGGATAATTGACAAGGTCAAGGCTACTCCTACTCGTGAAAAGAAGCCTCCAAAGAAGCGGAGCCGAAAGTCTGTGGGTTCAAAGAAGGATGACAAAGAAGCAGAAGCCACTCCTGAAAAGGCAGAGGTTGAGAAAGAAATCCAAATGAAAGATGCAGATGCAACTGAGGATGCAAGCAAGACTGCAGATGCAACTGAGGAAAACAAGAATCCAGATGCAAAAATGGGAGAAACTGATCCAGAGGCATTCGACAAGGAAGTTAAGATCAAAGTTGCTGTTGAGGAAACCAATCCTGGCAATGATGGAAAAGAAACTGCCCTTGCTGAAGAACCCAACAGTGCAATTGAAATCAAAGTTGCTGATGCAAAAGTGGAGGACAAGCCTACTGAGGGAGCTGGTGCTGCTGAAGTGAATGAAAATGCAAAAGAATCAGCTGTAGACTGTGAAGAAAAGGTGTCACAAACTGAGACTGAGAAACAGAAAGTGAACGTGGCATCTGAGAAGCCTCAGGACAACCCTAATGGAACAACTATTGAAGCAAATGGTGATCCAGGGAAAGAGAACCCCAATGGAACAGCCCCTGTTTTTGAGGGAGAGATGAAAGAGAAACATGATGTTTTGGAAAATGATGCGAAACCCAGCATCGAAGCGAATAAGACAAAGCGCGTGGTTGGGGAGGCGATCGAAAATGGCAAAGTTGGCCAGATGGGGCAAACTGATACCCCATTGCAGCCAGGTCCATCTCCAGAGACTTGCTGAATCTAGTGCACAGTTATTCCCCCAGTCACCATCTTTTTAGTGATCGTTACCTTTTGGACTTCCTAGATGACTGTAAACATTAATGTTTAGATTTTAAGGTATATTTTTGTCTAGATCTGTAGCATGTAGGGAAAGCATGTAGGTATATTTTAAGGTATATTTTGTTTAGATGACTGTAAACATTAATGCTTAACCCCTGTTAGTGTAGGCTGTGGATGGTGCAACTTCCATTACATTGTGCAGGGAACTCAGATTGTAGACTCAACTTGTTTGATTACAGGGTTTAAGTTTTATTATATCCTTGTTCTCTGTTCTCTTGCTTATCTTTGTCAGCATAGCACAATGGAATGCag
This genomic interval carries:
- the LOC120007459 gene encoding methyl-CpG-binding domain-containing protein 11-like; amino-acid sequence: MEVEEEVISVELPAPVAWKKMYFPKKGTPRKNEIIFIAPTGEEIYNRKQLEQYLKSHPGNPSISEFDWGTGETPRRSARIIDKVKATPTREKKPPKKRSRKSVGSKKDDKEAEATPEKAEVEKEIQMKDADATEDASKTADATEENKNPDAKMGETDPEAFDKEVKIKVAVEETNPGNDGKETALAEEPNSAIEIKVADAKVEDKPTEGAGAAEVNENAKESAVDCEEKVSQTETEKQKVNVASEKPQDNPNGTTIEANGDPGKENPNGTAPVFEGEMKEKHDVLENDAKPSIEANKTKRVVGEAIENGKVGQMGQTDTPLQPGPSPETC
- the LOC120006969 gene encoding uncharacterized protein LOC120006969, with product MLLRSSSTPTANSWLSLYRESSPEPEFQLLQRTRSWSKSDVSLQKDPPKPKKTKPTIPSRRPIKPLEKTNDHEIEVKPISEVAILLTNTWLGEGVDDGEKKKEKVLQPLTTGGGLGSGGGGGGIGGGGGFDSGGCGDEGGSGFSGSDGTEAYYQRMIEADPGNPLLLGNYAKFLKEVRGHFAKAEEYCGRAILANPSDGNMMSMYADLIWKTEKDSVRAESYHTQAVKTAPDDCYVLASYASFLWEAEEEEDGDKKSQQESDYTHNSQPSFFHGSSHRPPLAAAS